Part of the Bdellovibrionales bacterium genome, AATCACAAATTCAGTACTCATTATAGGTGTGCCAAGGAATCCAAGTTCGAAGTATGCCCTAAGTGCGCCACGAAATCCAATTCCGTCCATGACCGCAGATGGGTCAAAATCCAAGATCAACCCATCCGTGGGTCTGGAATTCAGCCGCAAGTACTCAAACGCCGATTTAGATGCCCCGGGTGCAAGAAGGTCTTCACTGAACCCCTTAGTGGCGTCAGGAAAGGCTATAAAACCACCGAACGCTTCCGCCCGAGGGCTCAAGTGGGCCTGTGAAAACTTCGCCGATCTAAAGCGCGTGTGCCGGGCCTACAGCTGCTCCGCATGGCTAGTGAATAAAGTATTTTACGAACAACTCGACATCAAATGGCACGAGCGAATGAACGACCTCTGGGGAAAACGAATCGGCATCGATGAACACAGCAGGAGGAAATGCCGCAAAAATGGAATGACTGAGTTTGCCTCGCTCATCGTTGACTACGATCGTGGCCGCATCGGCGAAGTGGTCAATGGGAAAACTGTACTATCTATGAAGGATGCACTTGCCTACATTCCCGGGCGAGAGCGCGTGGAACAAGCCATGACTGACATGTGTGATCCGTTCAAAAAGTTTATAAAAGACTTCTTTCCTAATGCTATCACCATTGCGGACAAGTTCCATGTGCTGCCCCTCCTGAATCCCTCTATCAACAAGGCTCGTACGGAAATCACTGGCGACAACAGGTCAAATCCAGTTCGTAGGCCTCTCCTCAGAAGCAGGCATAAACTAAAACACTACGAATGTTCCGCGCTGG contains:
- a CDS encoding transposase — protein: MTADGSKSKINPSVGLEFSRKYSNADLDAPGARRSSLNPLVASGKAIKPPNASARGLKWACENFADLKRVCRAYSCSAWLVNKVFYEQLDIKWHERMNDLWGKRIGIDEHSRRKCRKNGMTEFASLIVDYDRGRIGEVVNGKTVLSMKDALAYIPGRERVEQAMTDMCDPFKKFIKDFFPNAITIADKFHVLPLLNPSINKARTEITGDNRSNPVRRPLLRSRHKLKHYECSALDL